In a single window of the Anguilla rostrata isolate EN2019 chromosome 6, ASM1855537v3, whole genome shotgun sequence genome:
- the agfg1b gene encoding arf-GAP domain and FG repeat-containing protein 1b isoform X4: protein MAVNAKRKQEEKHLKMLREMTSLPPNRKCFDCDQRGPTYANMTVGSFVCTTCSGILRGLNPPHRVKSISMTTFTQQEIEFLQKNGNEFCRQIWLGLYDDRTSSVPDFREPQKVKEFLQEKYERKRWYVPPEQAKVVASVHASISSSPGSSTGSTPEVRPPLKALLGESGSPAHLSRSTRSQSPVASRAHAQAHQAHQAQEKKFDLLSDLGGDIFAAPPSQAAGANSFANFARFNNHPGGGVPNMAAPPPAPAGTAAAQPQAGMVGGDRYAALAELDSVFSVSSSSSSPAAGTAPPGSVYGAAAGIAPAPAQQVLPSMPQGFGAGPSTNPFVAAAVAPATAPTNPFQTNGKAVAAAAPFGTGSMSMPAGFGNSAAFNLPTSFSGTFQQPIPGQGPFPQPPAYPLHPNGCAPYGHAKPVVTPFGQVMSGPGVSSNPFMAGAPAGQYPGGSSSTNPFL from the exons ATGGCGGTGAATGCGAAGCGCAAGCAGGAGGAGAAGCATCTGAAGATGCTGCGGGAGATGACGAGCCTGCCGCCCAACAGAAAGTGCTTCGATTGTGACCAGCGCGGCCCGACCTACGCCAACATGACCGTGGGCTCGTTCGTCTGCACCACTTGTTCGGGCATACT gCGCGgcctcaaccccccccacagAGTGAAGTCCATCTCCATGACGACCTTCACGCAACAGGAGATCGAGTTCCTGCAGAAAAACGGCAACGAG ttcTGCAGACAGATATGGCTGGGACTGTATGACGACAGAACCTCGTCCGTTCCAGATTTCCGCGAACCCCAGAAAGTGAAGGAGTTCCTCCAGGAGAAGTACGAGAGGAAGAGATG gtATGTCCCGCCGGAGCAGGCCAAGGTGGTGGCCTCTGTGCACGCCTCCATCTCGAGCTCCCCGGGCAGCAGCACCGGCAGCACCCCCGAGGTCCGCCCCCCCCTCAAAGCTCTGCTGGGAGAGTCCGGGTCCCCCGCCCACCTGAGCAGGAGCACGCGCAGTCAG TCTCCAGTGGCGAGTCGCGCTCATGCCCAGGCCCACCAGGCCCACCAGGCCCAGGAGAAGAAGTTCGACCTTCTGAGCGACCTCGGAGGAGACATCTTCGccgcccctccctctcaggcCGCCGGCGCCAACAGCTTCGCTAACTTTGCACGTTTCAACAACCACCCGG GTGGTGGCGTGCCCAACATGgcggctcctcctccagcgccCGCGGGGACGGCGGCGGCTCAGCCGCAGGCCGGCATGGTCGGCGGAGACCGCTACGCCGCTCTGGCAGAGCTCGACAGCGTCTTCagcgtctcctcctcctcctcttccccggCCGCTGGGACCGCCCCCCCAGG CAGCGTGTACGGTGCAGCTGCGGGGATTGCACCTGCCCCAGCGCAGCAGgtcttacccagcatgccccagGGCTTCGGAG CTGGGCCTTCCACAAACCCTTTtgttgctgctgcagttgcCCCGGCAACAGCCCCTACCAACCCCTTCCAGACCAATGGGaaagcagtggcagcagcag ctccctTTGGTACAGGCTCTATGAGCATGCCGGCAGGGTTCGGAAACTCTGCTGCCTTCAACCTCCCGACCAGCTTCAGCGGAACCTTCCAGCAGCCCATCCCAGGACAGGGCCCCTTTCCCCAGCCCCCGGCCTACCCCCTGCACCCCAACG GGTGCGCCCCGTATGGACACGCTAAACCTGTGGTGACCCCGTTTGGTCAGGTCATGTCGGGCCCCGGGGTGTCCAGTAACCCCTTCATG GCGGGCGCTCCCGCAGGCCAGTACCCAGGAGGAAGCTCGTCCACCAACCCCTTCTTATAG
- the agfg1b gene encoding arf-GAP domain and FG repeat-containing protein 1b isoform X3, whose protein sequence is MAVNAKRKQEEKHLKMLREMTSLPPNRKCFDCDQRGPTYANMTVGSFVCTTCSGILRGLNPPHRVKSISMTTFTQQEIEFLQKNGNEFCRQIWLGLYDDRTSSVPDFREPQKVKEFLQEKYERKRWYVPPEQAKVVASVHASISSSPGSSTGSTPEVRPPLKALLGESGSPAHLSRSTRSQSPVASRAHAQAHQAHQAQEKKFDLLSDLGGDIFAAPPSQAAGANSFANFARFNNHPGGGVPNMAAPPPAPAGTAAAQPQAGMVGGDRYAALAELDSVFSVSSSSSSPAAGTAPPGSVYGAAAGIAPAPAQQVLPSMPQGFGAGPSTNPFVAAAVAPATAPTNPFQTNGKAVAAAAPFGTGSMSMPAGFGNSAAFNLPTSFSGTFQQPIPGQGPFPQPPAYPLHPNGAGCAPYGHAKPVVTPFGQVMSGPGVSSNPFMAGAPAGQYPGGSSSTNPFL, encoded by the exons ATGGCGGTGAATGCGAAGCGCAAGCAGGAGGAGAAGCATCTGAAGATGCTGCGGGAGATGACGAGCCTGCCGCCCAACAGAAAGTGCTTCGATTGTGACCAGCGCGGCCCGACCTACGCCAACATGACCGTGGGCTCGTTCGTCTGCACCACTTGTTCGGGCATACT gCGCGgcctcaaccccccccacagAGTGAAGTCCATCTCCATGACGACCTTCACGCAACAGGAGATCGAGTTCCTGCAGAAAAACGGCAACGAG ttcTGCAGACAGATATGGCTGGGACTGTATGACGACAGAACCTCGTCCGTTCCAGATTTCCGCGAACCCCAGAAAGTGAAGGAGTTCCTCCAGGAGAAGTACGAGAGGAAGAGATG gtATGTCCCGCCGGAGCAGGCCAAGGTGGTGGCCTCTGTGCACGCCTCCATCTCGAGCTCCCCGGGCAGCAGCACCGGCAGCACCCCCGAGGTCCGCCCCCCCCTCAAAGCTCTGCTGGGAGAGTCCGGGTCCCCCGCCCACCTGAGCAGGAGCACGCGCAGTCAG TCTCCAGTGGCGAGTCGCGCTCATGCCCAGGCCCACCAGGCCCACCAGGCCCAGGAGAAGAAGTTCGACCTTCTGAGCGACCTCGGAGGAGACATCTTCGccgcccctccctctcaggcCGCCGGCGCCAACAGCTTCGCTAACTTTGCACGTTTCAACAACCACCCGG GTGGTGGCGTGCCCAACATGgcggctcctcctccagcgccCGCGGGGACGGCGGCGGCTCAGCCGCAGGCCGGCATGGTCGGCGGAGACCGCTACGCCGCTCTGGCAGAGCTCGACAGCGTCTTCagcgtctcctcctcctcctcttccccggCCGCTGGGACCGCCCCCCCAGG CAGCGTGTACGGTGCAGCTGCGGGGATTGCACCTGCCCCAGCGCAGCAGgtcttacccagcatgccccagGGCTTCGGAG CTGGGCCTTCCACAAACCCTTTtgttgctgctgcagttgcCCCGGCAACAGCCCCTACCAACCCCTTCCAGACCAATGGGaaagcagtggcagcagcag ctccctTTGGTACAGGCTCTATGAGCATGCCGGCAGGGTTCGGAAACTCTGCTGCCTTCAACCTCCCGACCAGCTTCAGCGGAACCTTCCAGCAGCCCATCCCAGGACAGGGCCCCTTTCCCCAGCCCCCGGCCTACCCCCTGCACCCCAACG gtgcaGGGTGCGCCCCGTATGGACACGCTAAACCTGTGGTGACCCCGTTTGGTCAGGTCATGTCGGGCCCCGGGGTGTCCAGTAACCCCTTCATG GCGGGCGCTCCCGCAGGCCAGTACCCAGGAGGAAGCTCGTCCACCAACCCCTTCTTATAG
- the agfg1b gene encoding arf-GAP domain and FG repeat-containing protein 1b isoform X2 has product MAVNAKRKQEEKHLKMLREMTSLPPNRKCFDCDQRGPTYANMTVGSFVCTTCSGILRGLNPPHRVKSISMTTFTQQEIEFLQKNGNEFCRQIWLGLYDDRTSSVPDFREPQKVKEFLQEKYERKRWYVPPEQAKVVASVHASISSSPGSSTGSTPEVRPPLKALLGESGSPAHLSRSTRSQSPVASRAHAQAHQAHQAQEKKFDLLSDLGGDIFAAPPSQAAGANSFANFARFNNHPGGGVPNMAAPPPAPAGTAAAQPQAGMVGGDRYAALAELDSVFSVSSSSSSPAAGTAPPGVYGAAAGIAPAPAQQVLPSMPQGFGAGPSTNPFVAAAVAPATAPTNPFQTNGKAVAAAAPFGTGSMSVCVCVCVRECVCVCVCVCVCVIFPLRSAAAPFGTGSMSVCVCEREHVCVCVSERERERERERVCVCVCVCVCVSERECVCVCVISPLRSAAAPFGTGSMSVRVCVCACVCVCVCVCV; this is encoded by the exons ATGGCGGTGAATGCGAAGCGCAAGCAGGAGGAGAAGCATCTGAAGATGCTGCGGGAGATGACGAGCCTGCCGCCCAACAGAAAGTGCTTCGATTGTGACCAGCGCGGCCCGACCTACGCCAACATGACCGTGGGCTCGTTCGTCTGCACCACTTGTTCGGGCATACT gCGCGgcctcaaccccccccacagAGTGAAGTCCATCTCCATGACGACCTTCACGCAACAGGAGATCGAGTTCCTGCAGAAAAACGGCAACGAG ttcTGCAGACAGATATGGCTGGGACTGTATGACGACAGAACCTCGTCCGTTCCAGATTTCCGCGAACCCCAGAAAGTGAAGGAGTTCCTCCAGGAGAAGTACGAGAGGAAGAGATG gtATGTCCCGCCGGAGCAGGCCAAGGTGGTGGCCTCTGTGCACGCCTCCATCTCGAGCTCCCCGGGCAGCAGCACCGGCAGCACCCCCGAGGTCCGCCCCCCCCTCAAAGCTCTGCTGGGAGAGTCCGGGTCCCCCGCCCACCTGAGCAGGAGCACGCGCAGTCAG TCTCCAGTGGCGAGTCGCGCTCATGCCCAGGCCCACCAGGCCCACCAGGCCCAGGAGAAGAAGTTCGACCTTCTGAGCGACCTCGGAGGAGACATCTTCGccgcccctccctctcaggcCGCCGGCGCCAACAGCTTCGCTAACTTTGCACGTTTCAACAACCACCCGG GTGGTGGCGTGCCCAACATGgcggctcctcctccagcgccCGCGGGGACGGCGGCGGCTCAGCCGCAGGCCGGCATGGTCGGCGGAGACCGCTACGCCGCTCTGGCAGAGCTCGACAGCGTCTTCagcgtctcctcctcctcctcttccccggCCGCTGGGACCGCCCCCCCAGG CGTGTACGGTGCAGCTGCGGGGATTGCACCTGCCCCAGCGCAGCAGgtcttacccagcatgccccagGGCTTCGGAG CTGGGCCTTCCACAAACCCTTTtgttgctgctgcagttgcCCCGGCAACAGCCCCTACCAACCCCTTCCAGACCAATGGGaaagcagtggcagcagcag ctccctTTGGTACAGGCtctatgagcgtgtgtgtgtgtgtgtgtgtgagagagtgtgtgtgtgtgtgtgtgtgtgtgtgtgtgtgtgtaatctttcccctccgctctgctgcagctccctTTGGTACAGGCtctatgagcgtgtgtgtgtgtgagcgtgagcatgtgtgtgtgtgtgtgagtgagcgtgagcgtgagcgtgagcgtgagcgtgtgtgtgtgtgtgtgtgtgtgtgtgtgtgtgtgagtgagcgtgagtgtgtgtgtgtgtgtgtaatctctcccctccgctctgctgcagctccctTTGGTACAGGCTCtatgagcgtgcgtgtgtgtgtgtgtgcgtgtgtgtgtgtgtgtgtgtgtgtgtgtgtgtga
- the agfg1b gene encoding arf-GAP domain and FG repeat-containing protein 1b isoform X1, translating into MAVNAKRKQEEKHLKMLREMTSLPPNRKCFDCDQRGPTYANMTVGSFVCTTCSGILRGLNPPHRVKSISMTTFTQQEIEFLQKNGNEFCRQIWLGLYDDRTSSVPDFREPQKVKEFLQEKYERKRWYVPPEQAKVVASVHASISSSPGSSTGSTPEVRPPLKALLGESGSPAHLSRSTRSQSPVASRAHAQAHQAHQAQEKKFDLLSDLGGDIFAAPPSQAAGANSFANFARFNNHPGGGVPNMAAPPPAPAGTAAAQPQAGMVGGDRYAALAELDSVFSVSSSSSSPAAGTAPPGSVYGAAAGIAPAPAQQVLPSMPQGFGAGPSTNPFVAAAVAPATAPTNPFQTNGKAVAAAAPFGTGSMSVCVCVCVRECVCVCVCVCVCVIFPLRSAAAPFGTGSMSVCVCEREHVCVCVSERERERERERVCVCVCVCVCVSERECVCVCVISPLRSAAAPFGTGSMSVRVCVCACVCVCVCVCV; encoded by the exons ATGGCGGTGAATGCGAAGCGCAAGCAGGAGGAGAAGCATCTGAAGATGCTGCGGGAGATGACGAGCCTGCCGCCCAACAGAAAGTGCTTCGATTGTGACCAGCGCGGCCCGACCTACGCCAACATGACCGTGGGCTCGTTCGTCTGCACCACTTGTTCGGGCATACT gCGCGgcctcaaccccccccacagAGTGAAGTCCATCTCCATGACGACCTTCACGCAACAGGAGATCGAGTTCCTGCAGAAAAACGGCAACGAG ttcTGCAGACAGATATGGCTGGGACTGTATGACGACAGAACCTCGTCCGTTCCAGATTTCCGCGAACCCCAGAAAGTGAAGGAGTTCCTCCAGGAGAAGTACGAGAGGAAGAGATG gtATGTCCCGCCGGAGCAGGCCAAGGTGGTGGCCTCTGTGCACGCCTCCATCTCGAGCTCCCCGGGCAGCAGCACCGGCAGCACCCCCGAGGTCCGCCCCCCCCTCAAAGCTCTGCTGGGAGAGTCCGGGTCCCCCGCCCACCTGAGCAGGAGCACGCGCAGTCAG TCTCCAGTGGCGAGTCGCGCTCATGCCCAGGCCCACCAGGCCCACCAGGCCCAGGAGAAGAAGTTCGACCTTCTGAGCGACCTCGGAGGAGACATCTTCGccgcccctccctctcaggcCGCCGGCGCCAACAGCTTCGCTAACTTTGCACGTTTCAACAACCACCCGG GTGGTGGCGTGCCCAACATGgcggctcctcctccagcgccCGCGGGGACGGCGGCGGCTCAGCCGCAGGCCGGCATGGTCGGCGGAGACCGCTACGCCGCTCTGGCAGAGCTCGACAGCGTCTTCagcgtctcctcctcctcctcttccccggCCGCTGGGACCGCCCCCCCAGG CAGCGTGTACGGTGCAGCTGCGGGGATTGCACCTGCCCCAGCGCAGCAGgtcttacccagcatgccccagGGCTTCGGAG CTGGGCCTTCCACAAACCCTTTtgttgctgctgcagttgcCCCGGCAACAGCCCCTACCAACCCCTTCCAGACCAATGGGaaagcagtggcagcagcag ctccctTTGGTACAGGCtctatgagcgtgtgtgtgtgtgtgtgtgtgagagagtgtgtgtgtgtgtgtgtgtgtgtgtgtgtgtgtgtaatctttcccctccgctctgctgcagctccctTTGGTACAGGCtctatgagcgtgtgtgtgtgtgagcgtgagcatgtgtgtgtgtgtgtgagtgagcgtgagcgtgagcgtgagcgtgagcgtgtgtgtgtgtgtgtgtgtgtgtgtgtgtgtgtgagtgagcgtgagtgtgtgtgtgtgtgtgtaatctctcccctccgctctgctgcagctccctTTGGTACAGGCTCtatgagcgtgcgtgtgtgtgtgtgtgcgtgtgtgtgtgtgtgtgtgtgtgtgtgtgtgtga